From one Treponema denticola genomic stretch:
- the nifJ gene encoding pyruvate:ferredoxin (flavodoxin) oxidoreductase, translating into MSQEKKLVMIDGNTAAGHVAHALSEVIAIYPITPSSPMGEVADEYSARGRENIWGTVPDVVELQSEGGAAGAVHGALTTGALSSTFTASQGLLLMIPNMYKIAGELTSTVFHIAARAVACSALSIFGDHQDVMACRQTGWAMLASNSVQEVMDLAIISHAATLEARVPFLHFFDGFRTSHEIQKIEEVSYDIMRQMVSDELVRAHRKRGLSPENPELRGTAQNPDIYFQGREAVNKYYLATPEIVQKQMDKYAKLTGRQYHLYDYYGAKDAEQIIILMGSGADTVEETVDELNSKGGKYGVIKVRLYRPFSAEHFVKAIPATVKGIAVLDRCKEAGSLGEPLYEDVRTAIGEMQAAKKCPFTHYPVIIGGRYGLGSKEFTPAMVKGVFDNLEGEKKTNFSVGIEDDVTKTSIKYDPNFKLEDKDMHQAMFFGLGSDGTVGANKNSIKIIGEATENKAQAYFSYDSKKSGGFTISHLRFGKHAIRKPYLITNADFVACHKFSYLETYDMLHSLKKGGTFLLNAPYGKNEIWDNMPIEVQKQIIEKEAKFYVIDAIKIAEKAGMGNRINVVMQTAFFKIFGILPEAEAVDLIKKFIEKSYGKKGPEIVQKNITTIDMALEGVEKVDYPKTATSKLKMHPAITGDAPEFVKNVLGKVAIQKGDDIRVSEMPEDGTFPTATTQYEKRAIAEHIPIWKSDICIQCGQCVMVCPHACIRMKAYDSSLLAKAPQGFKSCDYKGKEFEGAKFTIQVSSEDCTGCGLCVQQCPAKSKENPEIKAINMESFVEHRKQEVASWNFFFNDIPDPDVKKLNLSVPKGIGMKRPLFEFSGACAGCGETPYVKLLSQLFGDRAVIANATGCSSIYGGNLPTTPYTKRCDGRGPAWSNSLFEDAAEFGYGMRLTSDKLAVYAREVAAKVKAKGIAAGVIDKILNNAQEDDAAIEDQRAFVAELKKELAGSKDELAKELDSLTDHFIKRSVWILGGDGWAYDIGYGGLDHVLASGKNINVLVMDTEVYSNTGGQMSKATPIGAVAKFAASGKEVSKKDLGMMAISYGYVYVAHISMGANMSQVIKAFREAESYDGPSIIIAYSHCINHGINMTKGMTNQKEAVSCGLWPLYRYDPRLVEQGKNPFQLDSKEPDFNLADFMYKEVRFKTLKNADPARAQMLLDKAVAKAKRQWQEYKYLADRPF; encoded by the coding sequence ATGAGCCAAGAAAAAAAACTTGTAATGATCGACGGTAATACTGCTGCCGGTCACGTTGCCCACGCTTTAAGCGAGGTAATTGCCATTTACCCGATCACACCGTCAAGTCCGATGGGTGAGGTCGCTGATGAATATTCAGCCCGCGGAAGAGAAAATATTTGGGGTACTGTCCCCGATGTTGTTGAGCTTCAATCCGAAGGAGGTGCTGCAGGTGCCGTACACGGAGCCTTGACCACAGGAGCTCTCTCTTCAACATTTACCGCATCTCAGGGCTTGCTCTTAATGATTCCGAATATGTACAAAATAGCCGGCGAGTTGACCAGCACTGTTTTCCACATTGCTGCCCGAGCCGTAGCTTGCAGTGCTCTTTCAATCTTCGGAGATCATCAGGACGTAATGGCCTGCCGCCAGACAGGTTGGGCTATGTTGGCATCCAACTCGGTTCAGGAAGTTATGGACCTTGCCATTATTTCTCATGCAGCCACATTGGAAGCAAGAGTTCCCTTCCTCCACTTCTTTGACGGATTTAGAACTTCTCACGAAATTCAAAAAATTGAAGAAGTTTCTTATGACATTATGCGCCAAATGGTAAGCGATGAGCTTGTTCGAGCTCACCGAAAACGCGGTTTAAGCCCTGAAAATCCCGAACTTCGCGGAACAGCTCAAAACCCCGATATTTACTTCCAAGGCAGAGAAGCCGTAAATAAATACTATCTTGCTACTCCCGAAATTGTTCAAAAACAAATGGATAAGTATGCAAAACTTACAGGAAGACAATATCACCTTTATGACTACTACGGAGCAAAAGATGCCGAGCAAATCATAATCCTCATGGGTTCAGGTGCTGATACTGTTGAAGAAACGGTAGATGAACTTAATTCCAAGGGCGGAAAATACGGTGTTATTAAAGTAAGGCTTTACAGGCCATTCAGTGCCGAGCATTTTGTAAAAGCTATTCCTGCCACAGTAAAAGGAATTGCAGTTCTCGACAGATGTAAGGAAGCAGGCTCCTTGGGCGAACCCCTCTACGAAGATGTAAGAACAGCTATCGGCGAAATGCAGGCTGCAAAAAAATGCCCCTTTACTCATTATCCCGTTATCATCGGCGGACGTTACGGTCTAGGTTCAAAAGAATTTACACCGGCCATGGTTAAAGGTGTATTCGACAACCTTGAAGGCGAAAAGAAGACCAACTTCTCCGTAGGTATCGAAGATGATGTTACAAAGACCAGCATCAAATATGACCCCAACTTTAAACTTGAAGATAAGGACATGCATCAGGCTATGTTCTTCGGTTTGGGTTCCGACGGTACTGTAGGTGCCAATAAAAACTCTATTAAGATTATCGGTGAAGCCACAGAAAATAAGGCACAAGCCTACTTCTCATACGACAGTAAAAAGTCGGGCGGTTTTACGATTTCGCACCTCCGATTCGGAAAACACGCAATCCGAAAGCCCTACTTAATTACAAATGCGGACTTCGTTGCATGCCACAAGTTCAGCTATCTTGAAACATACGATATGCTCCACAGCCTTAAAAAAGGCGGAACCTTCCTTTTGAATGCTCCTTACGGAAAGAACGAAATCTGGGACAATATGCCCATCGAAGTTCAAAAGCAGATTATCGAAAAAGAAGCTAAATTCTATGTAATCGATGCTATCAAGATTGCAGAAAAAGCCGGAATGGGCAACCGAATTAACGTTGTTATGCAAACCGCCTTTTTCAAAATCTTCGGAATATTGCCTGAAGCCGAAGCCGTAGACCTAATCAAAAAATTCATTGAAAAGTCCTATGGAAAAAAAGGCCCGGAAATCGTTCAAAAGAATATTACGACAATAGATATGGCTCTTGAGGGAGTTGAAAAGGTTGATTATCCCAAGACAGCAACAAGCAAGCTCAAGATGCACCCTGCAATCACAGGCGATGCTCCCGAATTCGTAAAGAATGTTTTAGGCAAGGTTGCTATCCAAAAAGGTGATGATATAAGAGTTAGCGAAATGCCCGAAGACGGAACCTTCCCGACAGCTACCACTCAATATGAAAAGAGAGCTATCGCAGAACATATTCCGATTTGGAAGAGCGATATCTGTATTCAGTGCGGTCAGTGTGTCATGGTTTGTCCCCATGCCTGTATCCGAATGAAGGCTTATGACAGCTCACTTTTGGCAAAGGCACCCCAGGGCTTTAAATCCTGCGATTATAAGGGCAAGGAATTTGAAGGAGCCAAATTTACAATTCAAGTTTCATCGGAAGATTGTACAGGCTGCGGTCTTTGCGTTCAGCAGTGCCCTGCAAAGTCCAAGGAAAATCCCGAAATTAAAGCCATCAATATGGAAAGCTTTGTTGAACACAGAAAGCAGGAAGTTGCAAGCTGGAACTTCTTCTTTAACGATATTCCTGATCCTGATGTAAAGAAGCTTAATTTGAGCGTTCCCAAGGGTATCGGTATGAAGAGGCCTCTCTTCGAGTTCTCAGGCGCATGTGCAGGCTGCGGTGAAACACCTTATGTAAAGCTCCTTTCACAGCTTTTCGGAGACAGAGCCGTTATTGCAAACGCAACAGGTTGTTCTTCAATCTATGGAGGAAACCTGCCCACAACACCTTATACAAAACGATGTGACGGAAGAGGCCCGGCTTGGTCTAACTCCTTGTTTGAGGACGCAGCAGAATTCGGTTACGGTATGAGGTTGACAAGCGATAAGCTCGCAGTTTATGCCCGCGAAGTTGCCGCTAAGGTAAAAGCAAAGGGTATTGCAGCCGGCGTAATCGACAAGATTCTCAATAACGCTCAAGAAGATGATGCAGCTATTGAAGACCAGAGAGCCTTTGTTGCAGAGCTTAAAAAAGAATTGGCAGGTTCAAAGGATGAATTGGCTAAAGAGCTGGATTCTTTAACAGACCACTTTATCAAACGCTCCGTTTGGATCCTCGGAGGAGACGGATGGGCCTACGATATCGGATACGGCGGTTTGGACCACGTTCTTGCTTCCGGTAAAAATATCAATGTTCTTGTAATGGATACTGAAGTTTACTCGAATACCGGCGGACAGATGTCAAAAGCTACACCTATCGGTGCAGTTGCAAAATTTGCCGCTTCAGGTAAGGAAGTAAGCAAAAAAGACTTAGGCATGATGGCGATAAGTTACGGCTATGTCTATGTCGCTCATATTTCTATGGGTGCAAACATGAGTCAGGTAATCAAAGCCTTTCGCGAAGCCGAAAGCTATGACGGACCTTCGATTATCATCGCTTACAGTCATTGTATCAACCACGGTATCAACATGACAAAGGGTATGACAAACCAAAAAGAAGCTGTTTCTTGCGGTTTATGGCCCTTGTACAGATACGATCCGAGACTTGTCGAGCAGGGCAAAAACCCCTTCCAGCTTGACAGCAAGGAACCCGACTTTAATCTTGCCGACTTTATGTACAAAGAAGTCCGCTTTAAGACCTTAAAGAACGCCGATCCTGCAAGAGCTCAAATGCTCTTGGATAAGGCTGTTGCTAAGGCTAAGAGGCAGTGGCAAGAATACAAGTATTTGGCTGATAGGCCCTTCTAA
- a CDS encoding ABC transporter ATP-binding protein, giving the protein MLELKNISKTYKNARKKDFEAIKNISFYINKKETVGLIGDSGSGKTTIGQIITGLIMPSKGEMFFENLPLKYPVKRETRRKIQILFQHPEISFNPKLHIIESLKEPYRIYLKEKGTEKIIRDIKELGLREEHLYRYPRELSGGELQRLALARILSITPQLIVLDEPTGMLDSVSQAQIIHLLKEYQNTHQSSYLFISHDKILAEQFCDRLLYINEGRLDCE; this is encoded by the coding sequence ATGCTTGAACTTAAAAACATTTCTAAAACATATAAAAATGCCCGCAAAAAAGATTTTGAAGCAATTAAAAATATCAGTTTTTACATAAATAAAAAAGAAACCGTCGGCTTGATCGGGGACAGCGGAAGCGGTAAAACAACTATCGGACAAATTATAACCGGTTTAATAATGCCGTCAAAAGGAGAAATGTTTTTTGAAAACCTTCCGCTCAAATATCCCGTTAAACGGGAAACAAGACGCAAAATTCAAATCCTTTTTCAGCATCCAGAAATATCTTTTAACCCCAAACTGCACATCATAGAGAGCCTAAAAGAACCGTACCGTATTTATTTAAAAGAAAAAGGAACGGAGAAAATTATTCGGGATATAAAAGAATTGGGCTTAAGGGAAGAACATCTTTACCGCTACCCGAGGGAATTGAGCGGCGGAGAATTACAGCGTTTGGCTTTAGCAAGGATTCTTTCCATTACACCTCAACTGATTGTCTTAGATGAGCCGACGGGAATGTTGGACAGCGTAAGCCAAGCACAAATTATCCATTTGTTAAAAGAATATCAAAATACACATCAATCAAGCTATCTTTTTATCAGTCACGATAAAATTTTAGCGGAACAATTTTGTGACAGGCTCCTTTATATAAATGAAGGCCGGCTGGACTGTGAATGA
- a CDS encoding ABC transporter ATP-binding protein: protein MNNTEINLAELPLLKIENLSVSFGSKNAPQVLQDFNLDIFEGDKIAVIGETGSGKSVMLLAVLKLLPKNATVQGSAFFKNRNLLNLDRRTLNTIRGKEISYIPQGSGNSLNPLLKVGYQVGEPLIIHYGYSKKNAEAEAVNLLHKFNLGNEEERAVQYPHTYSGGMKQRAMIAMGISAGAHLIFADEPTKGLDSRRLKMVEQAFKLLKEETYVCVTHDLNFAKNISKKLCVMHSSYSVEIGLTEEVFAKPYHPYTEDIIRAMPENGLQYKAKSMQRPVYETGCRYAPNCEYAFEKCKQTPPMIEIEKNRKVRCWKYA, encoded by the coding sequence ATGAATAATACTGAAATAAACTTAGCTGAGCTTCCTCTTCTCAAAATAGAAAACTTAAGCGTTTCATTCGGTTCAAAGAATGCTCCTCAAGTTCTTCAAGATTTTAATTTAGATATTTTTGAAGGAGACAAAATTGCAGTTATAGGTGAAACGGGGAGCGGAAAAAGCGTTATGCTTTTAGCGGTATTAAAACTTTTACCTAAAAATGCAACGGTACAGGGTTCAGCTTTTTTTAAGAATCGGAATCTGTTAAACCTTGACCGCAGAACTTTAAACACCATCAGAGGTAAAGAAATATCCTACATTCCTCAAGGCAGCGGAAACTCTTTAAATCCGCTTCTTAAAGTGGGCTATCAAGTAGGAGAACCTCTTATAATTCACTACGGTTATTCCAAAAAAAATGCGGAAGCAGAAGCCGTAAACCTTTTACATAAATTCAATTTAGGTAATGAAGAAGAACGGGCCGTTCAATATCCTCACACTTACAGCGGCGGAATGAAGCAACGGGCTATGATTGCAATGGGCATTTCCGCAGGAGCTCATTTAATATTTGCCGATGAGCCTACAAAGGGCTTAGACTCAAGACGGCTTAAAATGGTTGAACAAGCATTTAAACTCTTAAAAGAAGAAACCTATGTCTGCGTTACTCATGACCTTAACTTTGCAAAAAACATAAGCAAAAAACTATGCGTTATGCATTCTTCATATAGTGTAGAAATAGGATTGACCGAAGAAGTATTTGCAAAACCTTATCACCCATATACCGAAGATATAATAAGAGCAATGCCGGAAAACGGTCTACAGTATAAGGCAAAAAGTATGCAACGTCCCGTTTATGAAACAGGATGCAGATATGCACCCAACTGTGAATATGCCTTTGAAAAATGCAAACAAACCCCTCCCATGATAGAAATAGAAAAAAACAGGAAAGTAAGGTGCTGGAAATATGCTTGA
- a CDS encoding ABC transporter permease: MIVLTAAIIAIFAPFIAPYDPYEMGNIYEKPCFDHLLGTNDVGQDILSELVYGARVSLFVGFFAAITITGIGVVFALLSGYYGGIIDRLITVLTNIAMSVPGLPLTVLLVAFMKPGKWNLIIAMSITSWTGTARILRAKTKEIAEQPFIKIEKALGVPDFVIMFKHILPNLKDIILIRGVLSVSAAMVTESGLSFLGLGTYGEKSWGAILRYAFFRHSILRGQIWWYLPPIICISVTVLGFMLIGYYGTKNE, translated from the coding sequence ATGATTGTTTTGACGGCAGCTATTATTGCAATTTTCGCACCCTTTATCGCTCCGTATGATCCGTATGAAATGGGAAATATTTATGAAAAGCCTTGTTTTGATCACCTTTTAGGAACGAATGATGTCGGACAGGATATTTTAAGCGAGCTGGTGTACGGTGCTCGAGTTTCCCTTTTTGTAGGTTTTTTTGCGGCAATTACTATTACCGGTATCGGTGTTGTTTTTGCCCTGCTTTCAGGATATTACGGCGGTATTATCGATAGACTTATAACAGTGCTTACCAATATTGCAATGTCTGTTCCTGGGCTGCCTTTGACGGTCTTGTTGGTGGCGTTTATGAAACCCGGAAAATGGAACTTGATTATCGCTATGAGCATTACTTCTTGGACGGGAACCGCACGAATCCTGCGTGCAAAAACAAAAGAAATTGCGGAACAGCCTTTTATAAAAATAGAAAAAGCCTTGGGAGTCCCCGATTTTGTCATTATGTTTAAACACATATTGCCGAACCTTAAAGATATAATACTTATACGCGGCGTACTTTCCGTTTCGGCAGCGATGGTAACGGAATCGGGTTTAAGTTTTTTAGGGCTAGGAACCTACGGCGAAAAATCATGGGGAGCAATTTTGCGGTACGCTTTTTTTAGACACAGTATTTTGCGCGGACAAATATGGTGGTACCTGCCTCCGATTATCTGTATCTCGGTTACCGTTTTAGGTTTTATGCTTATAGGATATTACGGCACAAAAAATGAATAA
- a CDS encoding ABC transporter permease, translated as MYLVGQEEYYYLLDQYPAELEALKLKFGLDDSLWVQYKKYLKCIATLDFGRAHSNHQPVSENVLRAAKSTLLLSIPTWILGGILGAVLGTLAGWRTKGIFDRITTPFFLFVNTIPSNCIGLIFLIIFSYKLKIFPINGMVGPGLSGMERIWSLLSHMALPLIILVLSRTAGNFMLMKSSVSQICNEDYLITAESKGLEDKKVLFRHVLCNALLPYSTSLSIQLGWLLSGAMIVEVIFGWKGMGSLMFDAVSRRDFPTAQLCFLISAVSVVAANWISDIVNIIIDPRVRDEQ; from the coding sequence GCATTAAAATTAAAATTCGGACTTGATGATTCGTTATGGGTGCAATATAAAAAATATTTAAAATGTATTGCAACGCTCGATTTTGGACGAGCTCATTCGAATCATCAGCCCGTTTCAGAAAACGTTTTGAGGGCGGCAAAAAGCACTTTACTGCTTTCTATTCCCACGTGGATTTTGGGCGGAATTTTAGGGGCTGTTTTGGGAACTCTTGCAGGGTGGCGGACAAAAGGAATTTTCGACCGCATTACGACTCCGTTTTTTTTGTTTGTAAACACAATTCCATCGAACTGTATAGGCTTGATTTTTCTCATCATATTTTCGTACAAGCTTAAAATATTTCCTATAAACGGAATGGTAGGACCGGGGCTTTCGGGGATGGAGCGGATTTGGAGTTTATTAAGCCATATGGCATTACCGCTTATCATTTTAGTTCTTTCGCGTACGGCAGGAAATTTTATGCTTATGAAAAGCTCCGTTTCTCAAATCTGTAACGAAGATTATTTAATAACTGCGGAATCAAAAGGATTGGAAGATAAAAAAGTGTTATTCCGCCACGTTTTATGCAACGCACTGCTTCCGTATTCAACATCTCTTTCAATTCAGCTGGGTTGGCTTTTATCGGGAGCGATGATAGTTGAAGTTATTTTCGGCTGGAAAGGAATGGGTTCCCTTATGTTTGACGCGGTAAGCAGGCGCGATTTTCCGACAGCTCAACTGTGTTTTTTAATTTCGGCGGTAAGCGTTGTCGCTGCAAACTGGATCAGCGATATTGTCAATATCATAATAGACCCGCGTGTAAGGGATGAGCAATGA